A window from Vigna angularis cultivar LongXiaoDou No.4 chromosome 7, ASM1680809v1, whole genome shotgun sequence encodes these proteins:
- the LOC108336376 gene encoding protein BUD31 homolog 2, which translates to MPKVKTNRVKYPEGWELIEPTLRELQAKMREAENDPHDGKRKCETLWPIFKIAHQKSRYIFDLYHRRKEISKELYEFCLDQGYADRNLIAKWKKPGYERLCCLRCMQPRDHNFATTCVCRVPKQLREEKVIECVHCGCKGCASGD; encoded by the exons ATGCCAAAAGTAAAGACAAATCGTGTTAAATACCCAGAGGGTTGGGAGTTAATTGAGCCTACACTCCGTGAACTCCAAGCAAAGATGAGGGAAG CTGAGAATGATCCACATGATGGCAAAAGAAAATGTGAGACATTGTGGCCAATATTTAAGATTGCACACCAGAAGAGCCGCTACATATTTGACCTCTACCATCGGAGAAAGGAAATTTCTAAAgaactgtatgaattctgtctAGATCAAGGATATGCTGACCGCAATCTAATTGCCAAATGGAAGAAG CCTGGTTATGAACGTCTATGCTGCCTGAGGTGCATGCAGCCACGCGACCACAATTTTGCCACCACTTGTGTTTGCAGAGTTCCCAAGCAACTTAGGGAGGAAAAGGTCATAGAGTGTGTTCATTGTGGATGCAAGGGTTGTGCAAGTGGAGACTGA